The following coding sequences are from one Neurospora crassa OR74A linkage group I, whole genome shotgun sequence window:
- the chs-4 gene encoding chitin synthase 4, variant: MSLPRRPGPSPPHEEPRRYRQSGSRRSRPPPADVETGYAPMAGERPSQQQRVPSISSFPETLPSPNPNVERDPLAPTPEPAHPSGIPQRKRSLIRPERNRIGKDHPNYHYRKHAANMNTLPSSTGHDPIYEDLEGATDDVSGTGSRNDDDVSEESPPRRKHSTKMQVIETEKSGDERRRRRKSDTTKHGKIVKASKGKREKSGGLPTPSFWNIYCGFVTFWCPGFVLKCFGMPEMAQQRAWREKMGLISIILLIMGFVGFITFGFTQVVCGKPPLRLRINEVGSGYMIFHGSAYDLTKSHHPPAEGIPRRPDGLGANVIYDLPQHYGGQDGSFLFQNVNGKCKGLITKQENSDVPSDKSGNLAWYFPCNTFNQDGSSKPNTTIPYYLGYACHTTANARDSFYLGLKSSADVYFTWDDIKNSSRNLVVYSGHVLDLDLLHWFNDTQVTYPARFKELRDKNTAGNQAIRGRDITHAFQSSKDKQIAECFEEIIKVGSVDTETVGCIASKVVLYVSLVLILAVVLARFVLALIFQWFISKTYAAAKTSQTSDQRKRNRQIEDWTEDIYRAPPRLPGEVGSSVAGSSDRQSKRSSAFLPTHSRFSTVYGNERGNRKPGLPTTMASQNAAGQLLHPGTIYGQGNESRSSFLKSDAYGSSSSPADGPGPAGFIHEAVVPQPPSDWMPFGFPLAHTICLVTAYSEGEMGVRTTLDSIAMTDYPNSHKVILVICDGIIKGHGEEHSTPDIILGMMKDHTIHPDDVEPFSYVAVATGSKRHNMAKVYTGFYDYGTNSAIPLEKQQRVPMMMVVKCGTPAEASKSKPGNRGKRDSQIILMSFLQKVMFDERMTELEYEMFNGLWKITGISPDFYEIVLMVDADTKVFPDSLTHMISAMVKDPEIMGLCGETKIANKRASWVSAIQVFEYFVSHHLAKAFESVFGGVTCLPGCFCMYRIKAPKGAQNYWVPILANPDVVEHYSENVVDTLHKKNLLLLGEDRYLSTLMLRTFPKRKQVFVPQAVCKTTVPDEFMVLLSQRRRWINSTIHNLMELVLVRDLCGTFCFSMQFIVGIELIGTLVLPAAIAFTFYVVIISIINSPPQIIPLVLLGLILGLPAILVVVTAHSWSYIIWMFIYLLSLPVWNFVLPTYAFWKFDDFSWGDTRKTAGEKSSKGGHGEAEGEFDSSMITMKRWAEFERDRRVRSTYWAGSRDNVISGVGGSNGWGSSQPRGHEQGRHFDDYFSDA, from the exons ATGTCTCTTCCTCGGAGGCCGGGGCCGTCGCCTCCGCACGAGGAGCCACGCCGCTACCGGCAAAGCGGTTCGCGCCGCAGTCGACCACCACCCGCCGATGTTGAGACCGGATATGCTCCCATGGCAGGAGAAAGACCAAGCCAGCAGCAACGCGTACCATCGATATCTTCATTTCCGGAAACCCTCCCGTCCCCCAACCCCAATGTCGAACGAGACCCTTTGGCGCCCACCCCCGAGCCCGCACATCCATCCGGCATACCTCAGCGGAAGAGGAGTTTGATTCGACCGGAGCGCAACAGGATTGGCAAAGACCACCCCAACTATCACTACAGAAAACATGCGGCCAACATGAACACCCTACCGTCCTCAACCGGACACGACCCGATATACGAGGATCTGGAGGGAGCAACGGACGATGTATCGGGAACTGGCTCGaggaacgacgacgatgttTCCGAGGAGTCGCCCCCAAGAAGAAAGCACTCGACGAAAATGCAGGTCATCGAAACTGAAAAGTCCGGTGATGAAAGACGACGTCGGCGGAAATCGGATACCACAAAACATGGTAAAATTGTCAAGGCCTCCAAGGGAAAGCGCGAAAAGTCCGGAGGACTCCCTACCCCGAGCTTTTGGAACATTTACTGCGGATTCGTCACCTTCTGGTGCCCTGGCTTTGTCCTCAAGTGCTTCGGCATGCCCGAGATGGCTCAACAGAGGGCGTGGAGAGAGAAGATGGGTCTGATCAGCATTATTCTGCTCATCATGGGCTTTGTTGGCTTCATCACTTTCGGCTTCACCCAGGTGGTCTGCGGTAAACCTCCGCTCCGTTTGCGCATCAATGAGGTCGGGTCAGGATACATGATCTTCCACGGATCTGCATATGACCTCACCAAATCTCACCATCCTCCGGCCGAGGGTATCCCGCGCCGTCCGGACGGTTTGGGTGCAAACGTGATCTATGACTTGCCTCAGCATTACGGTGGACAGGACGGCAGTTTCTTGTTCCAGAACGTCAACGGCAAGTGCAAGGGTCTCATCACCAAGCAAGAGAACTCCGATGTGCCAAGCGATAAGAGCGGCAATCTGGCGTGGTACTTCCCTTGTAACACGTTCAACCAAGATGGTTCATCCAAGCCCAATACCACGATACCTTATTACCTGGGCTATGCCTGTCACACGACCGCTAACGCCAGGGACTCTTTCTATCTCGGCCTCAAGAGCTCCGCCGATGTCTACTTTACGTGGGATGACATCAAGAACAGCTCTCGAAACCTTGTTGTGTACTCTGGCCATGTTCTCGACCTTGATCTGCTTCACTGGTTCAACGACACTCAAGTCACGTATCCCGCCCGCTTCAAGGAGCTGAGGGATAAGAATACTGCTGGAAACCAGGCTATTCGTGGACGCGATATTACCCATGCTTTCCAGTCGAGCAAAGACAAGCAGATTGCCGAATGCTTTGAGGAGATCATCAAGGTCGGTTCGGTGGATACCGAGACAGTTGGCTGCATTGCGTCAAAGGTCGTTCTCTATGTGTCCCTCGTCCTTATCCTCGCGGTCGTCCTCGCCAGATTCGTCTTGGCTCTAATCTTCCAATGGTTCATCAGCAAGACGTATGCGGCTGCTAAGACCTCCCAAACGTCTGACCAGCGAAAGCGAAACCGTCAGATTGAAGACTGGACTGAAGACATTTACAGAGCTCCCCCAAGGCTACCAGGGGAGGTCGGTAGCAGTGTCGCTGGAAGCTCCGATCGTCAAAGCAAGCGCAGCAGTGCTTTCTTGCCCACACACTCTCGTTTCTCCACCGTCTACGGCAATGAGCGCGGCAATAGGAAGCCTGGACTTCCTACAACCATGGCCAGCCAGAATGCCGCTGGTCAACTACTCCATCCTGGAACCATATACGGCCAAGGAAATGAGAGTCGGTCAAGCTTCCTCAAATCTGATGCTTACGGATCAAGCAGCAGTCCAGCAGACGGCCCAGGTCCTGCCGGATTTATTCATGAAGCTGTCGTTCCTCAGCCGCCTTCCGACTGGATGCCGTTTGGTTTCCCCCTCGCTCACACCATCTGCCTTGTCACAGCCTACTCCGAGGGTGAGATGGGCGTTCGTACCACTCTGGACTCGATTGCAATGACGGACTACCCCAACAGCCACAAGGTTATCCTCGTTATTTGCGATGGTATTATCAAGGGCCACGGAGAGGAACACTCAACCCCCGATATCATTCTCGGCATGATGAAAGACCACACGATTCACCCCGATGACGTTGAGCCATTCTCTTATGTTGCGGTTGCAACTGGTTCTAAGCGCCACAACATGGCCAAGGTCTACACCGGCTTCTACGATTATGGCACTAACTCTGCCATTCCTCTGGAGAAGCAGCAGCGTGTTCCTATGATGATGGTTGTGAAGTGCGGCACTCCTGCTGAAGCCTCCAAGTCGAAGCCTGGAAACCGTGGCAAGCGTGACAGTCAGATCATCCTTATGTCTTTTCTCCAGAAGGTTATGTTCGACGAGCGTATGACGGAGCTAGAATACGAGATGTTCAATGGCTTGTGGAAGATCACGGGCATTTCTCCTGACTTCTATGAGATCGTGCTCATGGTTGACGCTGATACCAAGGTCTTCCCCGACAGTCTCACGCATATGATCTCGGCCATGGTCAAGGATCCTGAAATTATGGGTCTTTGTGGCGAGACCAAGATCGCCAACAAGCGAGCAAGCTGGGTTTCCGCCATCCAGGTATTCGAGTATTTCGTCTCTCATCATCTTGCCAAGGCTTTCGAGTCCGTCTTTGGCGGTGTCACCTGTCTTCCCGGATGTTTCTGCATGTACCGCATCAAGGCACCCAAGGGTGCCCAGAACTACTGGGTCCCTATCTTGGCCAACCCGGACGTTGTCGAACACTACTCCGAGAACGTTGTCGATACGCTGCACAAGAAGAACCTCTTGCTCCTTGGTGAGGATCGTTATCTCAGTACGCTCATGTTGCGCACGTTCCCCAAGCGTAAACAAGTATTTGTGCCTCAGGCCGTTTGCAAGACGACTGTCCCCGATGAATTCATGGTGTTGCTTTCGCAGCGCCGCAGATGGATCAACTCGACCATTCACAATCTGATGGAGCTCGTTCTTGTGCGCGATCTTTGCGGTACCTTCTGTTTCAGTATGCAGTTCATTGTCGGTATCGAGCTGATTGGTACCCTTGTGTTGCCTGCCGCCATTGCCTTTACTTTCTATGTTG TCATCATCTCAATCATCAACTCCCCGCCACAAATCATTCCTCTTGTTCTCCTTGGTCTCATCCTCGGTCTCCCAgccatcctcgtcgtcgtcacagCTCACAGCTGGTCCTACATCATCTGGATGTTTATCTACTTGCTCTCCCTGCCCGTGTGGAACTTTGTTCTGCCTACCTACGCTTTCTGGAAGTTTGACGATTTCTCATGGGGCGACACGCGCAAGACGGCCGGCGAGAAATCAAGCAAGGGTGGCCACGGAGAAGCCGAGGGAGAGTTTGATAGCAGCATGATTACCATGAAGCGCTGGGCCGAGTTTGAGCGCGACAGGCGCGTCCGCAGCACGTACTGGGCCGGCTCGAGGGACAATGTCATATCCGGGGTAGGGGGTAGTAATGGGTGGGGAAGCAGCCAGCCGAGAGGCCATGAGCAGGGGAGACACTTTGATGACTACTTTTCGGACGCTTAG
- a CDS encoding chitin synthase activator, giving the protein MAAVTVSPAASPTSTTTSPRRKPVPTTGLPAIASIERFEWNDNAPPLPGVSLAESPRIRESPVTPVKVNFQSDGWAQPSNANIETDRSYDGLQPISGVLDHALPATPDAPTPPPHALLNEEPRQEMYSHSEARSAQSAWKESVKPLPGLEVPSVARLKLEASGQDDLSSDSSRASHGRVANRRSRESDTTVSTSKQPNSNDSSTATSASSVSGVIEASDCPDNSGHISLESSILEDGSARAEQVPQLAYHHSAFLPRPASIAVDQDLRARSNSSLVDTGGAINRHLTPNSFNRRSSVPRPQSAYSVYSDFGSRGHSPGLQNRTPSANSRNSPDNRPQSFAELLNVPYPQPAPAPLTLDNSQLRSVVGTNASLLSAQKTLEMYRQNVKKTTDFSTQYSFAVFLINTAKEQGLNFDELRNSKNLKPGRSSETLSAEANQSSPYELVREARAILQKLSNNGFPFAQYYLADGYASGLFNKGKEDYNSAFPLFVLAAKHGHAESAYRTALCYEFGWGCRKDPAKAVQFLRTAASKRHPGAMTRLGKACLSGDLGEKRYREGVKWLKLATESADAIYNAAPYQLGCLYETGYGDDIFKDESYAAELFTQAADLGHPEANYRMGDAYEHGKLNCPRDPALSVHFYTGAAERGHPAAMMGLCAWYLVGADPILEKDEEEAYEWAKRSAELGYVKAQYAVGYFTEMGIGCRRDILEANLWYVKAAEAGDERAKQRLAVIRAAVSGGTPMEVAPARNAKIKKSAEKDDKECIVM; this is encoded by the exons ATGGCGGCTGTCACTGTTTCGCCGGCTGCGTCGCCGACCTCGACAACCACCAGCCCGCGTAGGAAACCTGTTCCTACGACAGGGTTGCCCGCCATTGCCTCCATCGAGCGCTTCGAATGGAATGACAATgcgcctcctcttcccggCGTCTCTCTGGCCGAATCGCCTCGGATCCGTGAGTCGCCTGTTACGCCCGTGAAGGTTAACTTCCAATCCGACGGCTGGGCTCAACCGTCCAACGCCAATATCGAAACAGACCGGTCGTACGACGGCTTACAGCCGATCTCAGGCGTCCTCGATCATGCCCTCCCCGCGACCCCAGATGCTCCGACTCCTCCGCCCCATGCCCTATTAAACGAAGAGCCGAGGCAAGAGATGTATAGCCATTCGGAGGCTCGGAGCGCACAGTCAGCATGGAAGGAGTCTGTGAAACCATTGCCGGGGCTAGAAGTGCCCAGTGTGGCCAGGTTGAAGCTAGAAGCCTCTGGCCAAGACGATCTCTCATCCGATTCTTCGCGAGCGAGCCATGGAAGAGTTGCCAATCGTCGAAGTCGAGAGTCCGATACCACCGTTAGTACGTCTAAGCAACCTAACTCAAACGATTCATCAACGGCAACCAGCGCAAGTTCGGTGTCTGGCGTCATTGAAGCTTCCGACTGTCCAGACAACTCTGGCCATATCTCTCTTGAGAGCTCCATCCTCGAGGATGGCTCTGCTCGGGCGGAACAGGTGCCCCAGCTCGCCTACCATCATTCTGCTTTCCTGCCGCGGCCGGCTAGCATAGCTGTAGACCAGGACCTAAGAGCTCGGTCAAACTCTAGCCTTGTTGATACCGGTGGTGCCATCAACCGTCACTTGACGCCCAACTCTTTCAACAGACGAAGTTCAGTGCCACGTCCGCAGTCTGCGTATTCGGTGTACTCGGACTTTGGGTCTCGGGGGCACTCCCCTGGTCTACAAAATCGAACGCCATCCGCAAATTCTCGAAATTCACCTGATAATCGACCACAGTCTTTTGCCGAGCTTTTGAACGTTCCATATCCCCAACCGGCACCTGCGCCCCTCACACTCGATAACTCCCAGTTACGTAGTGTAGTTGGCACTAATGCTTCTCTCCTCAGCGCCCAGAAAACGTTGGAGATGTACAGGCAGAATGTCAAGAAAACCACGGACTTCTCTACTCAGTATTCCTTTGCCGTTTTTCTGATCAACACAGCAAAGGAGCAGGGCCTGAACTTTGACGAACTCAGGAATTCTAAAAATCTTAAACCTGGGCGATCTTCAGAAACTCTATCCGCAGAAGCCAACCAATCTTCGCCATACGAACTAGTGCGGGAAGCGCGGGCCATCCTACAGAAATTGTCCAACAACGGCTTCCCTTTTGCACAGTATTATCTCGCTGACGGCTATGCCTCCGGTTTGTTCAACAAGGGAAAGGAGGACTACAACTCGGCGTTCCCTCTGTTCGTGTTAGCTGCCAAGCATGGCCACGCAGAGTCCGCTTATCGCACTGCTTTATGCTACGAGTTTGGCTGGGGCTGTCGCAAAGACCCTGCCAAGGCCGTGCAGTTCTTGCGAACAGCAGCCTCCAAGCGGCACCCTGGCGCCATGACAAGGCTGGGAAAGGCCTGTCTGTCGGGTGATTTGGGCGAGAAGAGATACAGGGAGGGTGTCAAGTGGCTGAAGCTCGCCACCGAGTCCGCTGATGCGATTTATAATGCCGCTCCATATCAGCTTGGATGCCTGTACGAGACAGGCTATGGTGACGACATCTTCAAGGACGAGAGTTATGCGGCTGAGCTGTTCACCCAAGCCGCCGATCTGGGCCATCCCGAAGCCAATTATAGGATGGGCGATGCCTACGAGCACGGGAAGCTCAACTGCCCAAGAGACCCTGCTCTTAGCGTCCACTTCTACACGGGCGCTGCGGAGCGTGGCCATCCTGCTGCCATGATGGGTCTCTGCGCTTGGTACCTGGTTGGAGCAGATCCCATCCTAGaaaaggacgaagaggaggcaTATGAATGGGCCAAGAGGTCCGCAGAGCTTG GGTATGTAAAAGCACAATATGCTGTTGGCTACTTCACGGAAATGGGCATAGGATGCCGAAGGGATATTTTGGAAGCCAACCTCTGGTACGTCAAGGCGGCCGAGGCAGGCGATGAGCGCGCCAAGCAGCGGTTGGCAGTCATCCGCGCGGCCGTCAGCGGAGGAACGCCTATGGAGGTCGCTCCGGCTCGAAATGCTAAGATCAAGAAGAGTGCGGAAAAGGATGATAAGGAGTGTATCGTCATGTAA
- a CDS encoding WD domain-containing protein, with protein sequence MRDTNMRNGNRPQVSQGSHGTGALTDMPSGNSAVAGSSWPTIIPMSTIAGEEDGVINYQVENHQVVIGQPLNHFSESGSEYEDVEDEEHQHEDGQGEQEVEEHDDDNDGHESLFYGHHYLHTDQMLSHHPQPSFYLGLDGYLSDDVDMSDDAGAPLVDYLQVANLLTNDMDTDADHEDSISMTSSLSDEEQFSQYPPAPPAPFTPFTLDLVNQMLATTGQGWLPTTTASQVISGIINTVHPQVPPTTLLDTFHHPAHGPNPHSMTSLGPSNHCLTQLLYDWARSDHRGQGVHLPRGPYPWPSRIADLAAQKLSRIRYTDLAGDQCDFQGVNWEELGVTRQEARQHRLLTYRNYVNVSGSDRWDENCPDVSLPCTDSFFKFRRMDFKSNINLSHFQLRNILATTSRTKIFYPGSGAIHQFNPVSGKTRVVMKLGDAQGSHVSTMAAGHGVLIAGSFNGEYTLRHMDSDEPESSACHEGIITSNQSGITNHAQVYQDRNSDRPLAGFASNDAVFRVLDITTEKWLFHEVYNFPLNCTAVSPDRRLRVAVGDHKNVFITTTESTLGGGKPQILQELSGHRDHGFSCAWADDGWTVATGFQDKAIMIWDARRWTDSNGSSTPLCTIRAEMAGVRNLQFSPIGSGKRVLVAAEEADYINIIDAQTFRSKQTVDVFAEIGGVSFTNSGQDLAVLCYDPTRGGLLQLERCGMSQMMTGDFDERGLDDRYYRRHMGGSGDSDWLQSSFTEEKRIKDSVVWRSQRRAALADLGPF encoded by the exons ATGCGCGACACAAATATGCGGAACGGTAACCGACCACAAGTATCCCAGGGTAGTCACGGTACTGGCGCTCTTACCGACATGCCCAGCGGAAACTCGGCCGTCGCCGGGTCCAGCTGGCCGACCATCATCCCCATGTCCACCATAGCAGGCGAAGAGGATGGGGTAATAAACTACCAGGTGGAGAACCATCAAGTAGTGATCGGCCAACCACTTAATCACTTCTCTGAGAGCGGTAGCGAGTACGAAGAcgtcgaggacgaggagcaCCAACACGAAGACGGACAAGGCGaacaagaagtggaagagcacgacgacgacaatgacGGACATGAAAGCTTATTCTATGGTCACCACTACCTGCATACTGATCAAATGTTGAGCCACCATCCGCAGCCCTCCTTCTACCTTGGCCTGGACGGTTATCTCTCCGACGACGTCGACATGTCCGACGATGCGGGTGCTCCCTTGGTAGACTACTTACAAGTGGCCAACTTGCTCACTAACGACATGGATACCGATGCCGACCATGAGGATAGCATTAGCATGACCTCCTCCCTATCAGACGAAGAGCAGTTCTCACAGTaccctcctgctcctccagcACCTTTCACGCCCTTCACCCTGGACTTGGTCAACCAGATGTTGGCAACAACTGGGCAAGGTTGGCTGCCTACGACGACCGCGTCACAGGTGATATCGGGCATCATCAACACGGTGCATCCCCAAGTTCCGCCTACAACGTTGCTTGATACCTTTCATCACCCAGCTCACGGTCCCAATCCTCATAGCATGACTAGTCTTGGTCCAAGCAACCACTGCCTCACCCAACTGTTGTATGACTGGGCTCGCTCAGATCATCGAGGACAAGGAGTACATCTACCTAGGGGCCCCTATCCATGGCCCAGCAGAATTGCGGACCTCGCTGCCCAGAAGCTCTCACGGATACGCTACACAGACCTTGCTGGGGATCAATGTGATTTTCAAGGGGTGAACTGGGAAGAGCTAGGGGTAACTAGGCAGGAGGCACGGCAACATAGACTCCTGACCTACAGGAACTACGTCAACGTGTCGGGGTCTGACAGGTGGGAT GAAAATTGTCCCGATGTTAGCTTACCTTGCACCGATAGTTTCTTCAAGTTCCGGCGTATGGATTTCAAGTCCAACATCAACTTGTCGCACTTTCAACTACGAAACATATTGGCCACCACCTCCCGTACTAAGATCTTTTATCCCGGCAGCGGCGCTATACACCAGTTCAACCCAGTCTCGGGGAAGACTCGAGTAGTTATGAAGCTCGGCGATGCCCAGGGCTCACATGTATCTACTATGGCCGCCGGTCACGGCGTCCTCATTGCGGGTAGCTTCAATGGAGAGTACACACTTCGCCATATGGACTCTGACGAGCCAGAGTCATCAGCCTGCCACGAGGGTATCATCACCAGCAATCAAAGTGGCATTACAAATCATGCCCAAGTCTATCAAGACCGGAATTCCGACAGACCTCTGGCTGGCTTTGCATCGAACGACGCCGTCTTCCGGGTCTTGGATATCACCACCGAGAAATGGCTTTTTCACGAAGTTTACAACTTCCCGCTGAATTGCACCGCGGTCTCTCCTGACCGTCGCTTGCGTGTCGCTGTTGGAGACCACAAGAACGTCTTCATCACCACGACCGAATCGACGCTGGGAGGTGGGAAACCCCAAATCCTTCAAGAGCTCTCCGGTCATCGTGACCACGGCTTCTCCTGCGCCTGGGCAGACGATGGATGGACAGTGGCCACAGGTTTTCAGGACAAAGCAATCATGATATGGGACGCCCGCCGTTGGACAGACAGCAACGGGTCCTCGACACCACTATGCACCATACGTGCTGAGATGGCCGGGGTCCGGAACTTGCAATTCTCGCCGATCGGCAGCGGCAAGCGTGTCCTCGTCGCAGCCGAGGAAGCCGActacatcaacatcatcgatGCACAGACCTTCCGTTCCAAGCAAACAGTCGACGTCTTTGCCGAGATCGGCGGTGTCTCGTTCACAAACAGCGGGCAGGACCTCGCGGTGCTGTGCTACGATCCCACACGAGGAGGCCTTCTACAGTTGGAGCGGTGCGGAATGAGTCAGATGATGACAGGGGACTTCGACGAGCGAGGCTTGGATGATCGATATTATAGGCGGCACATGGGAGGAAGCGGTGACTCTGACTGGTTACAATCTTCTTTCACCGAGGAGAAGCGCATCAAGGATAGCGTAGTTTGGAGAAGTCAAAGACGCGCGGCGTTAGCTGATCTGGGACCTTTTTGA
- the his-2 gene encoding ATP phosphoribosyltransferase — protein sequence MDLVNHLEGRLLFAVPKKGRLLQACLNLLEGADIQFRRENRLDIALVKNLPIALVFLPAADIPTFVGEGRVDLGITGYDQVQEHDAGVRTVARARRQSGEWSAQDGEKAKPQGCDTVMELGFGACKLQVQVPVKGEYATGKDLIGKNIGTSFVHLAQEYFARLELEQEGLVDADASQLAGRKLKTQIIELSGSVEAACALGVADGIVDLVESGETMKAAGLMAIDTVVESSAILIKSKAPSNPEMVDLIAARIGGVITAQKYVLCQYNVERTRLADATKITPGKRAPTITSLETEGWVAVSAMVEKKRIATVMDDLTTVGATDIIVLDIHNTRGSRA from the exons ATGGATTTGGTAAACCA TCTCGAAGGCAGACTTCTCTTTGCCGTGCCCAAGA AGGGCCGCCTGTTGCAAGCCTGCTTGAACCTCCTCGAGGGTGCCGACATCCAGTTTAGACGCGAGAACCGCCTCGACATTGCGCTCGTCAAGAATCTTCCTATCGCCCTCGTCTTCCTTCCCGCCGCCGATATCCCCACCTTCGTCGGCGAGGGCCGTGTCGACCTCGGCATCACTGGCTATGACCAAGTTCAGGAGCACGATGCCGGCGTCCGCACCGTTGCCCGCGCCCGCCGTCAAAGCGGCGAGTGGAGCGCCCAGGATGGCGAGAAGGCCAAGCCCCAGGGTTGCGATACCGTCATGGAGCTGGGCTTCGGCGCCTGCAAGCTCCAGGTCCAGGTTCCCGTTAAGGGCGAGTACGCTACTGGCAAGGACTTGATCGGCAAGAACATTGGCACCAGCTTTGTTCACCTTGCGCAAGAATACTTTGCCCGTCTCGAGCTGGAGCAGGAGGGCCTTGTGGATGCGGACGCCTCCCAGCTCGCCGGCCGTAAGCTCAAGACTCAGATCATTGAGCTCAGCGGCAGTGTCGAGGCTGCCTGCGCTCTCGGCGTCGCCGACGGTATCGTCGATCTTGTTG AGTCCGGAGAGACCATGAAGGCCGCCGGCCTCATGGCCATCGACACCGTCGTTGAGTCCTCCGCCATCCTCATCAAGTCCAAGGCCCCCAGCAACCCGGAGATGGTCGATCTGATTGCGGCACGTATTGGCGGCGTTATTACCGCCCAGAAATACGTGCTCTGCCAGTACAACGTCGAGCGCACCCGTCTGGCCGACGCCACTAAGATCACTCCCGGCAAGCGCGCCCCCACCATCACCTCACTCGAGACCGAGGGCTGGGTTGCCGTCAGCGCCATGGTAGAGAAGAAGCGTATCGCCACTGTTATGGACGACCTGACCACCGTCGGTGCCACCGATATTATTGTGCTCGATATTCACAACACCCGTGGCAGCAGGGCATGA
- a CDS encoding sucrose transporter, with translation MSTWRGSPSVKGSTETMRMLLLTCVSVGITFTWGVEMTYCTPYLLSLGLTKGQTSLVWVAGPLSGLIVQPIIGVVADQSKSRWGRRRPVIVIGSIITALALMALGFTKEIVAYFIWDPTYARACTIAVAVLSLYCVDFAINAVMSCARSLVVDTLPIQKQQSGAAWASRMGSLGHIIGYGMGAIDLLQLFGTSLGDTQFKQLTVIAALGMLVTSSVTCWAVTERVLVTVRPDPRRQSGRFKVVRQIVSTLITLPPRIRAICYAVFWSWIGWFPFIIYSSTWVGETYFRYDVPADTRDSSDALGDMGRIGSTALTVYSTVTFISAWILPPFIRAPEDNTFTHRPPASIASLVETVNKYKPELLSAWIASHLMFAFAMFLTPFAASFRFATALVALCGIPWSIAIWAPTTFLGVEVNKLSGAPDPMSPGATSATNPSYRRLSTSSIEMRFVNEPAAGAVEEVTAGNSSTGELSGIYFGILNIYTTIPQFIATFMSSIVFAILEPGKSPELATDAHPSEHAKTDGPNAIAVCMFIGAISSLVAAYATAKMRDI, from the exons ATGTCAACTTGGAGGGGGAGCCCGTCGGTGAAGGGGAGTACGGAGACCATGCGCATGCTCTTGCTGACATGTGTCTCGGTTGGCATCAC CTTCACATGGGGTGTTGAAATGACCT ACTGTACGCCCTACCTTCTCTCGCTGGGACTTACCAAGGGCCAAACATCGCTCGTCTGGGTTGCCGGACCATTATCTGGCTTGATCGTACAACCCATCATAGGCGTTGTCGCTGATCAATCAAAGTCACGATGGGGCAGAAGGCGACCTGTCATCGTTATCGGGTCCATTATCACGGCACTCGCTCTCATGGCCTTGGGCTTTACCAAGGAGATAGTGGCCTACTTCATTTGGGATCCGACATATGCAAGAGCGTGCACCATCGCTGTTGCTGTCCTTTCGCTCTATTGTGTTGACTTTGCCATCAATGCCG TAATGTCTTGCGCTAGAAGCTTGGTTGTAGATACTCTGCCTATTCAAAAACAACAAAGTGGCGCAGCATGGG CAAGCCGTATGGGCTCACTTGGACATATTATCGGCTATGGTATGGGGGCGATCGACCTTCTCCAGCTCTTTGGAACGTCTTTGGGAGACACACAGTTCAAGCAGCTTACCGTCATAGCCGCCCTGGGGATGCTCGTTACCTCTTCCGTAACCTGCTGGGCAGTGACCGAGCGGGTTCTCGTCACTGTCCGGCCCGATCCTCGCCGCCAATCGGGTCGTTTCAAGGTCGTGCGCCAAATCGTGTCGACCCTCATCACCTTACCTCCTCGCATCCGCGCCATCTGCTATGCGGTCTTTTGGTCTTGGATCGGCTGGTTCCCATTCATCATCTACAGCAGCACCTGGGTAGGCGAAACCTACTTCCGGTACGATGTGCCCGCCGACACCCGGGACTCGAGCGACGCTCTGGGCGACATGGGCCGGATCGGCAGCACTGCCCTGACCGTCTACTCAACCGTGACCTTCATCAGCGCCTGGATATTGCCGCCCTTCATCCGCGCACCCGAGGACAACACCTTCACTCACCGCCCGCCCGCCAGCATCGCCAGCCTCGTCGAGACGGTCAACAAGTACAAGCCCGAACTGCTCAGCGCCTGGATCGCCAGCCACCTCATGTTCGCCTTCGCCATGTTTCTGACCCCCTTCGCCGCCTCGTTTCGCTTCGCCACCGCCCTGGTTGCCCTATGTGGCATCCCCTGGAGCATCGCCATATGGGCGCCCACCACGTTCCTGGGAGTCGAAGTCAACAAGCTCAGCGGCGCTCCCGACCCCATGTCTCCAGGAGCCACCTCCGCCACCAACCCATCCTACAGGAGACTTtccaccagcagcatcgAGATGCGCTTCGTCAACGAGCCTGCCGCCGGCGCTGTTGAGGAGGTCACCGCAGGAAACAGCTCAACCGGCGAACTAAGCGGCATCTACTTTGGCATTCTTAACATTTACACCACCATCCCGCAGTTCATCGCGACATTTATGAGCAGCATCGTCTTCGCCATCCTGGAGCCGGGCAAGAGCCCGGAGCTGGCGACGGATGCACATCCAAGCGAGCATGCCAAGACGGACGGACCGAACGCGATTGCTGTGTGCATGTTCATTGGAGCCATCAGCTCGTTGGTGGCGGCGTACGCTACTGCTAAAATGAGGGATATATAA